A window of the Streptomyces luomodiensis genome harbors these coding sequences:
- a CDS encoding DUF4190 domain-containing protein, which translates to MALTAPSRISPARARRDADGMAVASFVLGLIGLLLFNAVFGPCAIVLGTLAIARETARKGRALLGITLGIADVVLLIVLLTLNHSVFWQFGG; encoded by the coding sequence ATGGCACTCACCGCACCGTCCCGCATCTCACCGGCCAGGGCGCGCAGGGACGCCGACGGCATGGCCGTCGCCTCCTTCGTGCTCGGCCTGATCGGCCTGCTGCTCTTCAACGCGGTCTTCGGGCCCTGCGCGATCGTCCTGGGGACGCTCGCGATCGCCCGGGAGACCGCCCGCAAGGGCCGGGCGCTGCTCGGCATCACGCTCGGCATCGCGGACGTGGTCCTGCTCATCGTCCTGCTGACGCTGAACCACTCCGTCTTCTGGCAGTTCGGCGGCTGA